In Solanum pennellii chromosome 3, SPENNV200, a single window of DNA contains:
- the LOC107012093 gene encoding S-type anion channel SLAH2-like, translating to MGTSDQQIHPANEATPEGLPSLIRFISSEMDHDFDAIVNDHINNQSALAPDSNSSNSAIMISEAAAAERESEKIHAVSISMPPTPKKVGFAESIEAPDSAAATSKDSKTKFYSQPMPRANTTNASSAGAHASCELARHPRISKLKDKRFDSFKTWSGGLERQLSNLRGNRNQETEQESVAQPCAEPEPNTPVNIPVDRFFDALEGPELDKLRASEESILPEDRTWPFLLRYPISSFGIILGVSSQAIMWKALATSASTKFLHISMDVNLVLWWISVVLMAIVTFTYALKIIFYFEAVRREYYHPIRVNFFFAPWIALLFLALGLPPSVYQNLPHALWYVLMTPFLCLELKIYGQWMSGGQRRLSKVANPSNHLSVVGNFVGSLLGASMGLKEGPIFFFAVGLAHYTVLFVTLYQRLPTNETLPKELHPVFFLFVAAPSVASMAWANIQGSFDFGARIAYFIALFLYFSLAVRINFFRGFRFSLAWWAYTFPMTGAAIATIKYSIMVNTVVTKCLVVILCTLSTFTVTGLLVTTIIHAFVLRDLFPNDISIAISERKPKTHRRWYHHRRAGSTDIDQFLKYADSAEAKDIEAALSGSVELISTSAPKEVSQD from the exons ATATCTGAAGCTGCTGCTGCTGAGCGAGAGAGCGAAAAAATTCATGCAGTTTCCATTAGCATGCCACCCACTCCGAAAAAAGTTGGTTTTGCTGAGTCAATAGAAGCTCCTGATTCTGCTGCTGCTACATCAAAAGATAGTAAAACTAAGTTTTATTCTCAGCCTATGCCGAGAGCTAATACTACTAATGCATCTTCAGCTGGAGCTCATGCTAGCTGTGAACTTGCTAGGCATCCAAGGATTAGCAAGTTGAAGGATAAAAGATTTGACAGCTTCAAGACATGGTCTGGTGGGCTTGAGAGACAATTATCAAATTTGCGCGGAAACAGGAACCAGGAAACAGAACAAGAGTCTGTAGCTCAACCCTGTGCTGAACCGGAACCTAATACTCCGGTTAATATTCCTGTGGATCGATTTTTTGATGCCTTGGAGGGACCAGAACTTGATAAGCTAAGG GCTTCAGAGGAAAGTATCCTTCCAGAGGACAGGACATGGCCATTTCTACTCCGTTATCCTATTTCATCGTTTGGTATCATTCTTGGCGTTAGCAGCCAAGCTATAATGTGGAAAGCCTTGGCTACTTCTGCCTCCACCAAATTCCTCCACATAAGCATGGATGTAAACCTTGTGCTCTGGTGGATCTCTGTTGTCCTGATGGCGATTGTTACTTTCACTTATGCGCTGAAAATCATTTTCTACTTTGAAGCAGTTCGTAGGGAGTACTACCACCCGATACGTGTTAACTTCTTCTTTGCTCCATGGATAGCACTTCTATTCTTAGCACTTGGACTTCCACCTTCAGTCTATCAAAACCTTCCTCATGCTTTATGGTATGTCCTTATGACACCATTCTTATGTTTGGAGCTCAAGATTTACGGACAATGGATGTCTGGTGGTCAACGAAGGCTCTCAAAGGTAGCCAATCCATCGAATCATCTCTCAGTTGTGGGAAATTTTGTTGGTTCCTTGCTTGGTGCATCCATGGGACTTAAAGAAGGACCGATTTTCTTCTTTGCTGTTGGATTGGCTCATTACACTGTTCTGTTTGTAACGCTCTACCAAAGACTTCCAACAAACGAGACACTCCCAAAAGAGCTACATCCTGTGTTCTTTCTATTTGTTGCTGCCCCTAGTGTTGCTTCTATGGCATGGGCAAATATCCAAGGGTCCTTCGATTTTGGTGCACGGATCGCCTACTTCATTGCCTTGTTCCTTTACTTCTCACTG GCTGTTCGGATTAATTTCTTCCGAGGCTTCAGGTTCTCATTGGCTTGGTGGGCTTACACTTTTCCAATGACCGGAGCTGCTATTGCCACGATCAAATACTCGATCATGGTTAACACGGTTGTGACAAAGTGCCTGGTTGTTATACTTTGCACCCTTTCTACATTCACAGTGACAGGACTGCTTGTGACAACCATCATCCATGCCTTTGTTCTAAGGGACCTCTTTCCAAATGACATTTCTATTGCAATTAGTGAAAGAAAACCTAAAACACATAGACGATGGTATCATCATAGACGAGCTGGAAGCACAGATATTGATCAATTCCTTAAGTACGCTGATTCTGCTGAAGCCAAAGATATCGAAGCAGCTCTATCTGGCAGCGTAGAGTTAATAAGCACCTCTGCTCCAAAAGAAGTTAGTCAAGATTGA